The Paenibacillus uliginis N3/975 genome has a window encoding:
- the rsmG gene encoding 16S rRNA (guanine(527)-N(7))-methyltransferase RsmG codes for MDAIQEAFVHRLSERGITLNEKQLDQFENYYKILVEWNEKMNLTGITDRDQVYTKHFYDSVSLAFYIDMEKVSSLADIGSGAGFPGIPLKICFPHLRLTIVDSLNKRINFLKHVADSIGLEQVELLHGRAEEIARKHGYRDGFDLVTARAVARMAVLNEFCLPFVKVGGQFAAMKGSDPSDELKEASRSLKELRGTLGKVHSFSLPVEESDRHIVVIDKKGATPAKYPRKAGTAAKTPLI; via the coding sequence ATGGATGCCATTCAGGAAGCTTTTGTCCACCGCCTTAGTGAGCGCGGTATTACATTAAATGAGAAACAGCTGGACCAGTTTGAGAACTACTATAAAATACTGGTTGAGTGGAATGAGAAGATGAACCTGACCGGTATTACGGATCGGGATCAAGTATATACGAAGCATTTTTATGACTCGGTGAGTCTCGCATTTTATATAGATATGGAAAAAGTTAGCTCCTTAGCCGATATTGGTTCGGGAGCGGGCTTTCCCGGGATTCCGTTGAAAATTTGTTTTCCTCACCTTCGATTAACGATCGTAGATTCGCTGAACAAACGGATTAACTTTCTGAAGCATGTTGCTGACTCGATAGGACTGGAGCAGGTTGAACTGCTGCATGGCAGAGCAGAGGAGATCGCTCGCAAGCACGGATACCGTGATGGCTTTGATCTGGTAACAGCACGTGCAGTAGCCAGAATGGCTGTGCTGAATGAATTCTGTTTACCTTTTGTTAAGGTGGGAGGACAGTTCGCCGCGATGAAGGGTAGCGATCCTTCGGACGAATTAAAAGAAGCATCACGAAGCTTAAAGGAACTGAGAGGTACACTGGGCAAGGTACATTCATTCTCACTTCCTGTGGAAGAGTCGGATCGACACATTGTCGTAATTGACAAAAAGGGTGCTACTCCGGCTAAATATCCTCGCAAAGCAGGAACAGCAGCCAAGACACCTCTTATTTAA
- the noc gene encoding nucleoid occlusion protein: protein MKEQFSKLFGLAAERNNGDEVKHIPVNEVVSSPYQPRTIFDDEKIDELLQTIKTHGVIQPIVVRVRNGVYEIIAGERRWRAVKKLGLDTIPAIVRDFNDSQAASIALIENLQREGLTSIEEAVAYQKLIDLHQLTQESLAQRLGKSQSTIANKIRLLQLPEEIKMALMERKITERHARALLSLDNEETQLKVLGEVIAKELNVKQTEARVAFYKEVTTMKKSKRISYSKDVRLALNTIRQSIDMVSGSGMAIKTTENDHEDHYEIVIKIPKR, encoded by the coding sequence ATGAAAGAACAATTTTCGAAGTTGTTTGGCTTAGCGGCGGAACGTAATAATGGGGATGAAGTGAAGCATATTCCGGTGAATGAGGTTGTAAGCAGCCCCTACCAACCGCGTACGATTTTTGATGATGAAAAAATCGATGAATTGCTACAGACCATCAAAACACATGGTGTCATTCAACCTATTGTCGTTCGTGTCCGTAATGGCGTGTATGAGATTATTGCCGGTGAGCGTCGTTGGCGTGCGGTTAAAAAGCTGGGGCTGGATACAATCCCCGCGATTGTTCGGGATTTTAATGATTCCCAAGCTGCTTCTATTGCTTTGATTGAGAACTTGCAGCGGGAAGGTCTGACGTCGATCGAAGAGGCGGTTGCCTATCAAAAATTGATCGATCTTCACCAGTTAACTCAAGAGAGTCTTGCGCAACGCCTTGGTAAGAGCCAATCCACCATTGCTAACAAAATTCGACTACTGCAGCTCCCGGAAGAGATAAAGATGGCGCTTATGGAACGTAAAATTACGGAGCGTCATGCTCGTGCACTGCTATCTTTGGACAATGAGGAAACTCAGCTGAAGGTATTGGGTGAAGTGATAGCCAAAGAATTAAATGTTAAACAGACCGAAGCACGAGTAGCATTTTATAAAGAAGTAACAACGATGAAAAAATCGAAACGAATCTCATACAGCAAAGATGTTCGTTTGGCTTTGAACACCATTCGTCAATCGATTGATATGGTGTCGGGATCGGGTATGGCAATTAAGACGACCGAGAACGATCATGAAGACCATTATGAGATTGTTATTAAAATTCCAAAAAGATAA